A portion of the Cryptomeria japonica chromosome 5, Sugi_1.0, whole genome shotgun sequence genome contains these proteins:
- the LOC131875856 gene encoding uncharacterized protein LOC131875856, which translates to MVALIPKKEIVKSFVDFRPIALCNTLYKIFTKAISIQLSKILPKLISVEQGGFVPNKETSEGAIVAHEVLHSISLQRSPTMILKLDMIKAYDIVEWRVLGLVLESWAIKAMKLKDLWLGVKISGIPRSISHCLFIDDTLLFGQASMQEALVINEVIQNYASFSGQKDNSSFWDKIISAISKRIISWNHRWLNLAGKIVLIKSMLNAVPIYLMLVLRSPKDVLVSLQETLRSFLWSSNKDGRKKLALVAWDKVCLPKDLGGTRIRNMEKQNLALVDKLVWNLYEKSDSLWTRTMFAKYLNNGPREYIFQISNLPSGSVMWNFICKCRSVILPNLSWIVHKGTKDLKLQYTKVLSERVVILSDDEDELVWTKNISGKYTVRDGYNSLMKDNDLPSWSYKLFWHPVCLPKAGAFAWLAVQDRVLTGMRLDRLGITVAFTLSTPEVDIIDNYGYVSEKLGRVFVLHNLELESEIRRVVLARARDMLIGLHALINFCFVSSSTPLLAVPIQSLVPYDALPSPLEESSSNWFFY; encoded by the exons ATGGTGGctcttattcctaaaaaggagattGTTAAATCTTTTGTTGATTTCCGTCCTATTGCTCTATGTAATACTTTATATAAGATTTTCACTAAAGCAATATCCATTCAGCTATCCAAAATCCTTCCTAAACTAATTTcagtagaacaaggtggttttgtaccAAACAAGGAGACGTCGGAGGGagctattgtggctcatgaggttCTACATTCTATCTCCCTTCAGAGATCCCCAACCATGATCTTAAAGCTTGACATGATAAAGGCTTATGACATAGTGGAATGGAGGGTTTTAGGTCTTGTTTTGGAAAG CTGGGCTATCAAGGCTATGAAATTAAAAGACCTTTGGCTAGGGGTGAAAATCTCAGGAATACCAAGATCTATATCACACTGCCTATTtatagatgataccttgttatttggtcaagcCTCTATGCAGGAAGCCTTGGTCATAAATGAAGTTATACAAAATTATGCCTCTTTTTCAGGGCAGAAA GATAATTCAAGCTTTTGGGATAAAATCATTTCGGCCATCTCaaagagaattatttcttggaaccATAGGTGGTTGAATCTAGCCGGAAAAATTGTTCTCATTAAGTCTATGCTGAATGCAGTTCCTATTTATCTTATGTTAGTATTAAGATCTCCAAAGGATGTGTTGGTAAGCTTACAGGAGACTCTAAGGTCTTTTCTCTGGAGTAGCAATAAAGATGGGAGGAAAAAACTTGCTCTGgtggcatgggataaagtttgcttACCAAAGGACCTAGGGGGCACAAGGATCAGAAATATGGAAAAGCAAAATttagccttggtggataaattggTTTGGAATTTGTATGAGAAGTCTGATTCTTTATGGACTCGGACTATGTTTGCTAAATATCTTAATAATGGTCCTAGGGAGTATATTTTCCAGATTTCTAATTTACCTTCAGGATCTGTTATGTGGAACTTCATATGTAAATGTAGATCTGTTATTTTGCCTAATCTCTCTTGGATTGTCCATAAAGGCACAAAG GATCTGAAATTGCAGTATACCAAGGTCCTGAGTGAGAGGGTGGTTATCCTTTCAGATGATGAGGACGAACTGGTTTGGACTAAGAATATTTCTGGCAAATATACTGTGAGGGATGGTTATAATTCCCTCATGAAAGATAATGATCTCCCTTCTTGGTCTTATAAGCTTTTTTGGCATCCGGTCTGTTTGCCAAaagctggtgcttttgcttggttggcagttcaagatagggttctcacAGGCATGAGATTGGATAGGTTGGGTATCACTGTTGCCTTCACAT TATCTACTCCTGAGGTAGACATTATCGACAATTATGGTTATGTTTCTGAAAAGCTTGGGagagtttttgttttgcataatcTGGAGTTGGAGTCTGAAATTCGCAGGGTG GTTTTGGCTAGAGCACGGGATATGTTAATTGGTCTTCATGCTCTGATTAATTTCTGTTTTGTTTCATCTTCTACTCCTCTCCTTGCGGTTCCTATACAGTCTCTGGTTCCTTATGATGCTCTGCCTTCTCCTCTGGAGGAAAGTTCGAGTAATTGGTTTTTTTACTAA